ACTTATTTGGGGGAATAGGGAAGACTGCAGATCAAAAACCATCTAACCATACATTTAAGTAACCAAAAGCGATCAACTGACTAATTTAGCCGCTCAGAATCCCTCTTGTCAAAAAGTCATAATCTTCAGATTGATGAAGGAAAACAGGATTCTGCTACTCAGATGCTTTCAGTGTGGTGAGTGCTGGTTTGGATGGTATTTCTAGTCAGTTTTTATTCCGATCTTTTCAGGCACTTTTGCCTGAGACTACTCTGCCCAGCATGGAAAAGCTTCACAGAAACACGTAGCACGTCTCATCTCAAGTGGTACCTTCCAAGCTGCTACAGTCTCCCACCCTATTCAATTGTCTacttcttcctcttcattctgTTCTTCTTCTTCCAGCCTTTCTTCATCTTCGTCATTGTCCTCATCCCTGCTCTTGTCTTGCTCTTCTGAGtctgtttttttgtctttgtcctTCTTCTTTTGCTCTGAGGCCTCCTTCTTGCCTTTCTGCTCCCGCCTATATGCTGTAAGGAGGAAAGAAGGGGTTAGGAGACAGAGCTGAAAGTGAGCCAGACAGACTGCAGGAGCTAATTACATTATACAACTGGAAAAACAGAGGcaggtgggtgcggtggctcacgcctgtaatcccagcactttgggaggctgaggcgggcggatcacctgaggtcaggagttcaagaccagcctggccaatatggtgaaaccccatctctacaaaaatacaaaaattagccgcacgtggtggcatgcacctgtagtcccagctacttgggagccggaggcaggataactgcttgaacccaggaggaggagactgcggtgagccaagatcccaccactgcactccagcttgggtgacagagcaagactccatctcaaaaaaaaaaaaaaaaagaaacggaggcagaaaaggaaaaataacttgcTTAGCATCACAAAACAGATCCGAGGTAGTGTCCATCAAACTGGGTCGAGTCACATCAAGTGCTGGCTTAGAGAACTTAAAGGGACCCGCGCTGAGAAAGTCTCAGGGCCAGATGAACAGGTCACACAGGATGACCATCTACGTGGTTTTAGAAGACAGAAGGCTCGTTACCTTCCAGAGCTTCCTTTAATGGGGTAACGAACCGCTGGAACTCCATCTCTTCCATGGCTGAGAGCACATCACTGGCATTCAGCGTCTTGCGCTTTCCTTTCATAGCAAAATTGTTGGCactgagagaagagaaaggctGTCAGACTCCCTCTTGTTTGTAAGGGGTGAGTGGGAAAAGGAGCACCCAGAGGTGGAAAGGGAAAACCTGCCTCTTACATGCATGGATTTTGGTGTGACATGGATAAGTCCTTCCCTTCTCTGCACAAAAAAAGCTTAAGCAAAGTTATTTTGTTGCGTTACTTTGCTTCAGAACTTGTAGGAACTGGCTGAGGACTGTGAACCTGTCCCGACCGAGGGAGGACATAATCGTTGGGGTTTGTGGGC
Above is a window of Papio anubis isolate 15944 chromosome 13, Panubis1.0, whole genome shotgun sequence DNA encoding:
- the POLE3 gene encoding DNA polymerase epsilon subunit 3; this translates as MAERPEDLNLPNAVITRIIKEALPDGVNISKEARSAISRAASVFVLYATSCANNFAMKGKRKTLNASDVLSAMEEMEFQRFVTPLKEALEAYRREQKGKKEASEQKKKDKDKKTDSEEQDKSRDEDNDEDEERLEEEEQNEEEEVDN